In Capsicum annuum cultivar UCD-10X-F1 chromosome 7, UCD10Xv1.1, whole genome shotgun sequence, one genomic interval encodes:
- the LOC107877330 gene encoding E3 ubiquitin-protein ligase ATL41, with protein sequence MGFDDDEHPPFHRKNKYDLNSRIMITAIISLSIVVFFVTLLHIYARCVLRRQARRRAALQRVSIVTNATLQVVEHPKMGLDASVIASLPVFIFKKNDHENNSIECTVCLSVFEDGEKARTLPNCKHIFHAECIDMWFQTHSTCPICRTEAEPKEGAVEPTVPSAPPIENGNLTNVAINMEGIYSDCGLTQQPSSSTSAKITGSNSRLSSFRRMLSREKSSTRIPVQSRGVEDGVNDVERL encoded by the coding sequence ATGGGCTTTGATGATGATGAACATCCCCCttttcatagaaaaaataaatatgatctTAATAGTAGGATCATGATAACAGCCATAATTTCATTatctattgttgttttctttgtcactCTCCTCCACATATATGCAAGGTGCGTCCTTAGACGCCAGGCTCGACGTAGGGCGGCGCTTCAGCGTGTCAGCATCGTCACCAATGCCACCCTACAGGTGGTCGAGCATCCTAAAATGGGGCTCGATGCTTCCGTCATAGCTTCGCTACCGGtatttattttcaagaaaaacgatcatgaaaataattcaatTGAGTGTACGGTATGTTTGAGTGTTTTTGAGGATGGAGAAAAGGCTAGGACTTTGCCTAATTGCAAACATATTTTTCACGCTGAGTGTATTGACATGTGGTTCCAGACACATTCAACGTGCCCGATTTGTCGGACAGAGGCGGAGCCTAAAGAGGGCGCTGTAGAACCTACAGTGCCCTCTGCTCCGCCAATCGAGAATGGAAATTTGACTAATGTAGCTATAAATATGGAAGGGATTTATTCGGATTGTGGATTAACACAACAACCTTCATCATCAACATCAGCGAAAATTACTGGATCAAATTCGAGATTAAGCTCGTTTAGGAGGATGCTTAGCAGAGAAAAATCATCAACACGAATTCCAGTTCAATCTCGTGGTGTTGAAGATGGTGTAAATGATGTTGAGAGACTGTGA